A single region of the Rathayibacter rathayi genome encodes:
- a CDS encoding transposase family protein has protein sequence MRTQSTTGMTAEHYAILAERIENEFMWRRRRGRPRRLSLEGALRVTLLYYRQNVTEQLIADVVGVSQSTVSRTIASVEAMLNVVIDDEQPDVEAALRGTTAVIDGTLLPCWSWSDAPELYSGKHMTTGHNCQVLADLSGRLIHISDPIAGKHHDAHAFRETGLADTVNLSNTLADKGYQGTGMVIPIKKRPSEEHLPNYAKHHNRFVNTHRYVIERTIASIKTWRIFHTDYRRPLRTFRDAFNAVRGLIFFTRQKTNFA, from the coding sequence GTGCGCACACAGTCTACTACGGGAATGACGGCCGAGCACTACGCGATCCTCGCCGAACGGATCGAGAACGAGTTCATGTGGCGTCGGCGGCGAGGACGTCCGCGCAGACTTTCCCTCGAGGGAGCATTGCGGGTCACTCTTCTCTATTATCGCCAGAATGTGACCGAGCAGTTGATCGCTGATGTGGTCGGTGTCAGTCAGTCGACCGTGTCGCGAACGATCGCGTCGGTTGAGGCGATGCTCAATGTCGTGATAGACGACGAGCAACCGGACGTCGAGGCCGCGCTCCGCGGGACAACGGCCGTCATCGACGGCACGCTCCTGCCGTGCTGGTCCTGGTCGGACGCGCCAGAGCTGTACTCCGGGAAACACATGACCACGGGGCACAACTGCCAGGTCCTCGCCGATCTCTCCGGTCGGTTGATCCACATTTCGGATCCGATCGCGGGCAAGCATCACGATGCCCACGCGTTTCGAGAAACCGGGTTGGCCGACACCGTTAACCTCTCGAACACGCTGGCCGACAAAGGCTACCAAGGCACCGGAATGGTCATACCAATAAAGAAGAGGCCAAGCGAAGAACATCTGCCAAATTACGCCAAACACCACAATCGCTTCGTGAACACCCACCGCTACGTGATCGAGAGAACAATTGCTAGCATCAAGACCTGGCGGATATTCCACACCGACTACCGGCGGCCACTGCGCACCTTCCGAGACGCCTTCAACGCCGTCCGCGGACTCATCTTTTTCACTCGGCAAAAAACCAATTTTGCATAA
- a CDS encoding cypemycin family RiPP gives MTSEVLEVQTFANSALWSVEAGAQTDGSIPAMTTPTVVVATEYVVAGSTICLIC, from the coding sequence ATGACCAGTGAAGTCCTCGAAGTGCAGACATTCGCCAACTCGGCGCTGTGGTCCGTTGAGGCCGGCGCCCAGACAGATGGATCCATCCCGGCAATGACGACACCGACCGTCGTCGTCGCGACCGAATATGTCGTCGCGGGCAGCACCATCTGCCTTATTTGCTAG
- a CDS encoding alpha/beta fold hydrolase has protein sequence MLPERWGRLALVGVKGFHVAVAAVMELPRFIWGFTGSHGAVDYVIRRQVLPSSKVERVVLTAAAAVTATTATYAAAQRALDIERRRGLKGTELWPMNDGDIEYVHQSPTTADTDPSTAPVVILEAGLGNSLDAWAWVSAFSRPDCHVIAYHRRGYGQTTSSALPHTVVDVLVRSTRSSGPLIGVTHSIGLLALASYAGRDIAGRRIAAVVIVDGTDPDLFAADRQDRRRVGTYLQAQLRSMFAALTGIYNFAPHAVGRQSRYEPDQQNGIIQFVFCPRNIHRAIGEYFEFETDQVLDALRAIPNRYLVASQENAAQQAELAIKIGAEYTLVPDSSHRSIIGFRENAQQVALVIRGAADAAA, from the coding sequence ATGCTGCCGGAGCGCTGGGGTCGACTAGCACTGGTCGGCGTGAAGGGTTTCCACGTCGCCGTCGCCGCGGTCATGGAACTGCCCCGCTTCATCTGGGGCTTCACCGGCTCTCACGGTGCCGTCGATTACGTCATCCGACGCCAAGTGCTGCCGTCTTCAAAGGTCGAACGGGTCGTCCTCACGGCAGCGGCGGCAGTCACTGCGACCACCGCCACCTACGCGGCGGCCCAGCGCGCGCTCGACATCGAGCGCCGTCGCGGGCTCAAGGGCACTGAACTGTGGCCCATGAATGACGGCGACATCGAGTACGTCCACCAGTCTCCGACCACCGCCGATACGGACCCCTCCACCGCACCGGTCGTGATCCTTGAAGCCGGCCTCGGAAATTCCCTCGACGCCTGGGCCTGGGTCTCCGCCTTCTCCCGGCCGGACTGTCACGTCATCGCGTACCACCGGCGAGGGTACGGACAAACTACTTCATCTGCACTGCCGCACACCGTCGTCGACGTGCTGGTGCGAAGTACCCGATCATCCGGCCCCCTCATTGGGGTCACGCACTCCATCGGCCTACTAGCTCTGGCCAGTTATGCCGGCCGTGACATCGCCGGACGCCGAATCGCCGCTGTGGTCATCGTGGACGGAACCGATCCCGACCTCTTCGCCGCGGATCGGCAGGACCGCCGCCGAGTTGGCACCTACCTGCAGGCGCAACTGCGGAGCATGTTCGCCGCTCTGACTGGAATATACAATTTCGCGCCTCACGCGGTCGGGCGACAGTCCCGGTACGAGCCGGACCAGCAAAACGGCATCATCCAGTTCGTTTTCTGCCCGCGGAACATCCACCGCGCGATCGGTGAGTACTTCGAATTCGAGACGGATCAGGTTCTCGATGCTTTGCGAGCCATCCCGAATCGATACCTCGTCGCCTCTCAGGAGAACGCAGCGCAACAGGCGGAACTCGCGATAAAAATCGGTGCCGAATACACTTTGGTGCCCGACTCGTCTCATCGATCAATCATCGGATTCCGTGAGAACGCCCAACAGGTCGCCTTGGTCATCCGTGGGGCAGCCGATGCCGCGGCCTGA
- a CDS encoding CypD family RiPP peptide-cysteine decarboxylase, whose protein sequence is MTAPQPLATFEGSELHLHVSGSISASLVPWWINWIRFITPEVVINVSVSSRATSFVTVGALQGLANGEVWLDDWETPGLPHSWRNGRSGNSECIIVFPATLDTVMRLAQGRADSPALMMLQITDLPIVLADVFPAENAVINHWREVLLKRPNIAFAPQIDTPRADDRKTTTSGFNLPGALATANEAIAASRV, encoded by the coding sequence GTGACCGCCCCACAACCGCTCGCGACCTTCGAGGGCTCCGAACTTCATCTGCATGTGTCGGGATCAATCTCAGCGTCGCTCGTCCCCTGGTGGATCAACTGGATCCGATTCATCACACCGGAGGTCGTCATTAACGTATCCGTTTCATCGCGGGCAACGTCCTTTGTGACCGTCGGGGCACTTCAAGGACTCGCGAACGGCGAAGTCTGGCTCGACGATTGGGAGACCCCCGGCCTGCCGCACTCGTGGCGAAACGGTCGAAGCGGGAATTCGGAGTGCATTATCGTCTTCCCTGCGACGCTTGACACGGTCATGCGCCTGGCACAGGGCCGAGCCGACTCTCCGGCACTAATGATGCTGCAGATCACCGATCTTCCGATCGTGCTCGCAGACGTGTTCCCGGCCGAGAACGCAGTAATCAACCACTGGCGTGAGGTGCTGTTGAAGCGGCCAAACATCGCGTTCGCCCCGCAGATCGACACGCCCCGCGCCGACGACCGCAAAACTACCACCAGCGGTTTCAACCTTCCCGGCGCGCTCGCCACTGCAAACGAAGCGATCGCGGCTAGTCGAGTGTAA
- a CDS encoding Fic family protein translates to MLGQERGADRREHASDECGAGAFPEISAALILRLHSLLLADQPRHTPPRRRQEPVWIGTRADSPIGAKYVAPSFERIPDLIEDLTAFTVRRDLRPLVVVALSHAQFETIHPVTDGNGRTGRALAQSALRHRGVTPTVSVPVSAGLLADVSATIGRSPPLARGIRTPSSAPSPLLRSAPFGTLVSSSTRSPRSGSRGTTDCGCGGTVPLGACSTWLLDAGHHGGDGGGEGRSADPERLLSAAITRQGGILLSKQEHRLGPLWRSDEIRAAVDRCAERAGRSAAY, encoded by the coding sequence ATGCTCGGGCAGGAACGCGGAGCTGATCGTCGCGAACACGCGAGCGATGAGTGCGGCGCTGGAGCTTTCCCAGAGATCAGCGCGGCATTGATTCTGCGCCTGCACTCGCTGCTCCTCGCGGATCAGCCGCGACACACGCCACCGCGGCGGCGGCAGGAGCCGGTCTGGATCGGCACGCGGGCGGACAGCCCGATCGGCGCCAAGTACGTCGCTCCGAGCTTCGAGCGCATCCCTGACCTCATCGAGGACCTGACGGCGTTCACCGTCCGCCGTGACCTTCGGCCTCTCGTCGTTGTCGCTCTCAGTCACGCGCAGTTCGAGACCATCCACCCGGTCACAGACGGGAATGGACGCACTGGCCGCGCGCTGGCGCAATCCGCGCTGCGGCACCGCGGAGTCACCCCTACCGTCTCGGTCCCCGTCTCCGCTGGCCTCCTCGCCGACGTCTCGGCTACCATCGGGCGCTCACCTCCTCTCGCGAGGGGGATCCGGACCCCGTCGTCCGCGCCTTCGCCGCTGCTTCGTTCCGCGCCGTTTGGAACACTCGTCTCCTCGTCGACGAGATCGCCGAGATCCGGCAGTCGTGGAACGACCGATTGCGGGTGCGGCGGGACAGTACCGCTTGGCGCCTGCTCGACGTGGTTGCTGGACGCCGGTCATCATGGCGGTGATGGCGGCGGCGAAGGTCGGAGTGCAGATCCCGAACGTCTACTCTCTGCTGCGATTACTCGTCAAGGCGGGATCCTCCTCTCGAAACAGGAGCACCGGCTCGGGCCGCTCTGGCGCAGCGACGAGATCCGCGCAGCGGTCGACCGCTGCGCGGAACGGGCCGGCCGGAGTGCTGCGTACTGA
- a CDS encoding DUF3566 domain-containing protein — MSSTVAEKLAKKSAKSPAAKQVRLKLVYVDFWSAVKLSFLLGLALAIITIVVVYLVYTVLSQTGVLEKVSGLVQEVAGTETFDLSTVLSLPQVMGFAIVVSVLNTIVTTALGAIVATLYNLSVKITGGLLVGFTNQ; from the coding sequence ATGAGTAGCACCGTCGCCGAGAAGCTCGCCAAGAAGTCTGCGAAGAGCCCGGCGGCGAAGCAGGTTCGCTTGAAGCTGGTCTACGTCGACTTCTGGTCGGCCGTGAAGCTCTCGTTCCTACTCGGTCTGGCGCTCGCGATCATCACGATCGTCGTCGTCTACCTGGTCTACACGGTCCTCTCCCAGACGGGTGTGCTGGAGAAGGTTAGTGGCCTGGTGCAGGAGGTCGCAGGCACCGAGACGTTCGACCTCAGCACGGTCCTCTCGCTGCCGCAGGTCATGGGCTTCGCGATCGTTGTCTCAGTGCTGAACACGATCGTCACCACCGCACTCGGCGCGATCGTCGCGACGCTGTACAACCTCAGCGTCAAGATCACCGGCGGCCTGCTGGTCGGCTTCACCAACCAGTAG
- the gyrA gene encoding DNA gyrase subunit A: MADEADTPTGPDESDDIVTDTGVVIHGHDKIEPVDLQLEMQRSYLDYAMSVIVGRALPEVRDGLKPVHRRVIYAMYDGGYRPDKAFSKCSRVVGDVMGQFHPHGDSAIYDALVRLVQPWSLRYPLALGQGNFGSPGNDGAAAPRYTETKMAPLALEMVRDIDKNTVDFQDNYDGRTREPAILPARFPNLLVNGSVGIAVGMATNIPPHNLREVAAGAKWALENPEATREELLEALLQRIKGPDFPTGAQILGVRGIQDAYRTGRGSITMRAVVSIEEIQGRTCLVVTELPYQVNPDNLAIKIAELVKDGRVSGIADIRDETSGRTGQRLVVVLKRDAVAKVVLNNLYKHTPLQENFGANMLAIVDGIPRTLSLDGFIRAWVDHQVEVIVRRTQYLLDEAEARIHILRGYLKALDALDEVIALIRRSPTVEEARDGLMELLDIDEVQSRAILDMQLRRLAALERQKIIDEHDRIQAEIEDYKSILASPERQRTIISDELGDIVDRFGDDRRTEILFGFDGDMSVEDLIPEEEMVVTVTRGGYLKRTRSDSYRAQHRGGRGVRGAQLKADDIVEHFFVTTTHHWLLFFTNTGRVYRAKTYELQEAGRDAKGQHIANLLALEPGEQIAQILDIRDYEAARYLVLATRDGLVKKTALAEYDTNRSGGIIAIKLRDGDELVSALLVEEDSDVLLVSRKGMSIRFTASDEALRPMGRSTSGVRGMSFRGEDRLLDANVVSDEGFVFVVTEGGYAKRTAVDQYRLQGRGGLGIKVAKLEDKRGDLVGAIITGEDDEVLVVLASGKVVRSAVAEVPAKGRDTMGVVFARFAEDDRIIALAKNTERNLDAQDEDPDAAAPAESGPASEEDGSVDE, from the coding sequence ATGGCAGACGAAGCAGACACCCCCACCGGACCGGACGAGAGTGACGACATCGTCACTGACACCGGTGTCGTGATCCACGGGCACGACAAGATCGAGCCGGTGGACCTGCAGCTCGAGATGCAGCGCTCCTACCTCGACTACGCGATGAGCGTCATCGTGGGCCGCGCTCTGCCGGAGGTGCGTGACGGGCTCAAGCCGGTGCACCGCCGTGTCATCTACGCCATGTACGACGGTGGTTACCGCCCGGATAAGGCGTTTTCGAAGTGCTCGCGCGTCGTCGGCGACGTGATGGGACAGTTCCATCCGCACGGCGACTCCGCGATCTACGACGCGCTGGTGCGCCTGGTGCAGCCGTGGAGCCTGCGCTATCCACTCGCACTGGGCCAGGGCAACTTCGGTTCCCCCGGCAATGATGGCGCAGCTGCTCCGCGCTACACCGAGACCAAGATGGCGCCGCTCGCGCTCGAGATGGTCCGCGACATCGACAAGAACACCGTCGACTTCCAGGACAACTACGACGGCCGCACGCGCGAGCCGGCGATTCTCCCCGCGCGCTTCCCGAATCTGCTGGTCAACGGCTCTGTCGGCATCGCAGTCGGTATGGCGACCAACATTCCGCCGCACAACCTGCGCGAGGTCGCCGCCGGCGCGAAGTGGGCGCTCGAGAACCCCGAGGCCACGCGCGAGGAACTCCTCGAGGCGCTGCTGCAGCGGATCAAGGGCCCCGACTTCCCCACCGGCGCACAGATCCTCGGCGTCCGCGGTATTCAGGACGCGTACCGCACCGGTCGGGGCTCGATCACGATGCGGGCCGTGGTCTCGATCGAGGAGATCCAGGGCCGCACCTGTCTCGTGGTCACCGAGTTGCCGTACCAGGTGAATCCGGACAATCTCGCGATTAAGATCGCCGAGCTGGTCAAGGACGGGCGGGTCTCCGGCATTGCGGATATCCGCGACGAGACCTCCGGCCGCACCGGTCAGCGCCTCGTGGTCGTGCTCAAACGCGATGCCGTGGCGAAGGTGGTGCTGAACAACCTCTACAAGCACACGCCGCTGCAGGAGAACTTCGGCGCGAACATGCTCGCGATTGTCGACGGCATTCCGCGCACGCTCTCGCTCGACGGCTTCATCCGCGCGTGGGTCGACCACCAGGTCGAGGTCATCGTGCGCCGCACCCAGTACCTCCTCGACGAGGCGGAAGCGCGGATTCACATTCTGCGCGGCTATCTCAAGGCGCTCGACGCGCTCGACGAGGTCATCGCGCTGATCCGCCGTTCGCCCACCGTGGAGGAGGCGCGCGACGGCCTGATGGAGCTGCTCGACATCGACGAGGTGCAGTCCCGCGCCATCCTCGACATGCAGCTGCGCCGACTCGCGGCCCTCGAGCGTCAGAAGATCATCGACGAGCACGACCGGATCCAGGCCGAGATCGAGGATTACAAGTCGATCCTCGCTAGCCCCGAGCGCCAGCGCACGATCATCTCGGATGAACTCGGGGACATCGTGGACCGCTTCGGCGACGACCGCCGCACCGAGATCCTCTTCGGTTTCGACGGCGACATGAGCGTCGAGGACCTGATCCCCGAGGAGGAGATGGTTGTCACCGTCACCCGCGGTGGCTACCTCAAGCGCACCCGGAGCGACTCCTATCGGGCGCAGCACCGTGGTGGCCGCGGTGTGCGTGGCGCGCAGTTGAAGGCCGACGACATCGTCGAGCACTTCTTCGTCACCACCACACACCACTGGCTCCTCTTCTTCACGAACACCGGGCGGGTGTACCGCGCCAAGACCTACGAACTGCAGGAGGCGGGCCGCGACGCCAAGGGGCAGCACATCGCGAACCTGCTCGCGCTCGAGCCGGGTGAGCAGATCGCGCAGATCCTCGACATCCGGGACTACGAGGCGGCGCGCTATCTTGTCCTCGCGACGCGCGACGGGCTGGTGAAGAAGACGGCTCTCGCCGAGTACGACACGAACCGCTCCGGCGGGATCATCGCGATCAAGCTGCGCGACGGCGACGAACTGGTTTCGGCGCTCCTGGTCGAGGAGGACAGCGACGTGCTGCTCGTCTCGCGCAAGGGCATGTCCATCCGCTTCACTGCGTCCGATGAGGCGCTGCGTCCGATGGGTCGCTCTACCTCGGGCGTGCGGGGGATGTCATTCCGTGGGGAGGACCGACTGCTCGACGCCAACGTCGTCAGCGACGAGGGGTTCGTGTTCGTGGTCACCGAGGGCGGATACGCGAAGCGGACCGCGGTCGATCAGTATCGGCTCCAGGGACGTGGCGGTCTGGGCATCAAAGTCGCCAAGCTCGAGGACAAGCGGGGCGACCTGGTGGGCGCGATCATCACCGGAGAGGACGACGAGGTGCTCGTCGTTCTCGCCAGTGGCAAGGTGGTACGCTCTGCCGTGGCCGAGGTACCGGCCAAGGGTCGCGACACCATGGGAGTCGTCTTCGCACGATTCGCTGAGGACGACCGCATCATCGCACTCGCCAAGAACACCGAACGTAATCTCGACGCCCAGGACGAGGATCCCGACGCCGCGGCGCCGGCCGAGTCCGGTCCGGCGTCGGAAGAGGATGGGTCCGTAGATGAGTAG
- the gyrB gene encoding DNA topoisomerase (ATP-hydrolyzing) subunit B codes for MSTKSSGDYGANQIQVLEGLEAVRKRPGMYIGSTGPRGLHHLVYEIVDNAVDEALAGYCDNIEIVMRADGGVTVADNGRGIPVDMHPTEGISTVELVLTVLHAGGKFGGGGYAVSGGLHGVGSSVVNALSTRLEVEVKRQGAVYRMSFTDGVPDAPLEKGEASDKTGTTITFWPNAGIFETVEFDYETLRARFQQMAFLNKGLRIALTDQNEVEFEGEGENETEGDRTDVFHYEKGLVDYVEYINSLKKSDLVHSEIIDFESEDTERRISLEVAMQWTTAYTESVHTYANTINTHEGGTHEEGFRAALTSLVNRYARANNLLREKDENLSGDDIREGLTAVVSIKLGEPQFEGQTKTKLGNTEAKAFVQRVAGEQLADWFDRNPSQAKDIIRKAIQAASARMAARKARETARRKGLLEGGGMPGKLKDCQSKDPSISEIFIVEGDSAGGSAVQGRNPETQAILPLRGKILNVEKARLDRALGNNEVQAMITAFGAGIGEDFNPDKARYHKIILMADADVDGQHITTLLLTLLFRYMRPLIDLGYVYLAQPPLYRLKWSNSPHEYVYSDRERDALIAHGSASNKRMPKENGIQRYKGLGEMDYKELWETTMDPATRTLLQVTLDDAAAADEIFSTLMGEDVESRRSFIQKNAKDVRFLDI; via the coding sequence ATGTCGACCAAGTCCTCCGGCGACTACGGCGCGAACCAGATCCAGGTCCTGGAGGGACTCGAGGCGGTCCGCAAGCGCCCCGGAATGTACATCGGGTCCACGGGTCCGCGCGGACTGCACCACCTGGTCTACGAGATCGTCGACAACGCCGTCGATGAGGCGCTCGCGGGCTACTGCGACAACATCGAGATCGTGATGCGGGCCGACGGAGGCGTCACCGTCGCTGACAACGGTCGCGGTATCCCGGTCGACATGCACCCGACCGAGGGAATCTCGACGGTCGAGCTGGTGCTGACCGTGCTGCACGCCGGTGGCAAGTTCGGCGGAGGCGGCTACGCGGTTTCCGGTGGTCTGCACGGCGTCGGCTCCTCCGTGGTCAATGCGCTTTCGACGCGCCTCGAGGTCGAGGTGAAGCGTCAGGGCGCCGTGTATCGGATGAGCTTCACCGACGGCGTGCCGGATGCCCCGCTCGAGAAGGGCGAGGCCAGCGACAAGACCGGGACCACGATCACTTTCTGGCCGAACGCGGGTATTTTCGAGACTGTCGAATTCGACTACGAGACCCTGCGGGCCCGCTTCCAGCAGATGGCGTTCCTCAATAAGGGCCTGCGCATCGCACTGACCGATCAGAACGAGGTCGAGTTTGAGGGGGAGGGCGAGAACGAGACGGAGGGCGACCGGACCGACGTCTTCCACTATGAGAAGGGGCTCGTCGACTACGTCGAGTACATCAACTCGCTGAAGAAGTCCGACCTGGTGCACTCCGAGATCATCGACTTCGAGTCGGAGGACACCGAGCGCCGCATCTCGCTCGAGGTCGCGATGCAATGGACTACGGCCTACACCGAGAGCGTCCACACCTATGCGAACACGATCAACACGCATGAGGGCGGCACCCACGAGGAGGGCTTCCGCGCCGCGCTGACCTCGCTGGTCAACCGTTACGCGCGCGCGAACAACCTGCTCAGGGAGAAGGATGAGAACCTTTCGGGCGACGATATCCGCGAGGGCTTGACCGCCGTCGTCTCGATCAAGCTTGGCGAGCCGCAGTTCGAGGGCCAGACGAAGACGAAGCTCGGAAACACCGAGGCGAAGGCGTTCGTGCAGCGGGTGGCCGGCGAGCAGCTCGCCGACTGGTTCGACCGCAACCCGAGCCAGGCGAAGGACATCATCCGCAAGGCGATCCAGGCAGCGTCCGCCCGGATGGCGGCGCGGAAGGCGCGAGAGACGGCCCGCCGCAAGGGCCTGCTCGAGGGCGGCGGAATGCCGGGCAAGCTCAAGGACTGCCAGTCGAAGGACCCGTCGATCTCCGAGATCTTCATCGTCGAGGGCGATTCGGCGGGCGGATCCGCGGTGCAGGGCCGAAACCCCGAAACTCAGGCGATCCTCCCCCTGCGCGGCAAGATCCTCAACGTCGAGAAGGCGCGCCTGGATCGCGCGCTCGGCAACAACGAGGTGCAGGCGATGATCACGGCGTTCGGAGCCGGCATCGGCGAAGACTTCAATCCGGATAAAGCGCGGTATCACAAGATCATCCTGATGGCGGACGCCGACGTCGACGGGCAGCACATTACGACGCTCCTTCTGACGCTCCTGTTCCGCTACATGCGTCCACTGATCGACCTCGGCTACGTCTACCTCGCGCAGCCGCCGCTGTACCGTCTCAAGTGGTCGAATTCGCCGCACGAATACGTCTATAGCGACCGCGAGCGTGACGCGCTGATCGCGCACGGCTCTGCGAGCAACAAGCGTATGCCCAAGGAGAACGGCATTCAGCGCTACAAGGGCCTTGGCGAGATGGACTACAAGGAGCTGTGGGAGACCACTATGGACCCCGCCACGCGGACCCTCCTCCAGGTCACTCTCGATGACGCGGCCGCGGCCGACGAGATCTTCTCGACCCTGATGGGCGAGGACGTCGAGTCCCGCCGATCCTTCATTCAGAAGAATGCGAAGGACGTGCGCTTCCTCGACATCTAG